Proteins co-encoded in one Odontesthes bonariensis isolate fOdoBon6 chromosome 24, fOdoBon6.hap1, whole genome shotgun sequence genomic window:
- the LOC142374957 gene encoding N-lysine methyltransferase SMYD2-like: MTGSIEGLERFDSLGKGRGLRVTRPFKVGALLFSCPAYSSVLSVKERGCFCEFCFTRKESLARCGKCKKAFYCNVKCQKEDWAMHKLECSAINAFGENWGPSETSRLVARILAKKKIQKERCVSEKMLLIGEMQSHVEDEDNEKKEGTEADIAGLYRFFKHLEVPDHKDLLTLFSQVACNGFTIEDDELSHLGTAVYPDVALINHSCLPSVIVTYNGTSAEVRAVQDMKPGDEVLISYIDLLYPTDDRNNRLRENYYFTCDCLDCTNKSKDKAKLKVRKQRDPIEPQVISNMVRYARKTIREFRALKHVKTPSELLEMCEQSLEEMGTVLDDANVYMLHMMYQAMGVCIYMQDADGAIRYGEKILKKYSVLYPPYSLNVSSMYLKMGRIYMQIERKSAGISALKKALAIMEVAHGKDHHYIKGLRKEIAQK, encoded by the exons ATGACCGGTAGCATCGAGGGACTCGAGAGGTTCGACAGTTTGGGAAAGGGACGAGGTCTCCGCGTTACCAGGCCTTTTAAAGTGGGAGCGCTCCTGTTTTCGTGCCCGGCATATTCATCCGTGCTGTCGGTCAAAGAGAGAGGCTGCTTCTGCGAGTTCTGCTTCACCAG GAAAGAGAGCTTGGCGAGATGTGGGAAGTGCAAGAAAGCGTTTTACTGCAATGTGAAGTGCCAG AAAGAAGACTGGGCCATGCACAAGCTGGAGTGTTCAGCCATCAATGCATTTGGAGAGAACTGGGGCCCTTCAGAGACGAGCCGCCTGGTGGCCCGGATCCTCGCTAAGAAG AAAATACAGAAAGAGCGATGTGTTTCTGAGAAGATGTTGCTCATAGGAGAGATGCAGTCAC ATGTGGAGGATGAAGATAATGAGAAAAAAGAGGGGACTGAGGCAGACATTGCTGGACTTTATCGCTTCTTCAAACATTTGGAGGTGCCTGACCACAAAGACCTGCTCACACTCTTCTCCCAG GTTGCCTGTAATGGTTTCACAATAGAGGATGATGAACTTTCCCACTTGGGAACTGCAGTCTACCCAGA TGTGGCACTGATAAACCACAGCTGTCTCCCCAGTGTTATAGTCACATACAATGGGACATCAGCTGAGGTTCGGGCTGTGCAGGACATGAAACCCGGAGACGAA GTGCTCATCAGCTACATAGACCTCCTCTATCCAACAGACGATCGCAATAACAGGCTGAGAGAGAACTATTACTTCACCTGCGACTGTCTAGATTGCACAAACAAGTCCAAA GACAAGGCTAAGTTGAAAGTACGTAAGCAGAGAGACCCCATAGAGCCGCAGGTCATCAGCAACATGGTGCGTTACGCCAGGAAAACTATCAGAGAGTTCCGGGCCCTCAAGCATGTTAAAA CTCCCAGTGAGTTGCTGGAGATGTGTGAACAGAGCTTGGAGGAAATGGGTACTGTCTTGGATGACGCCAATGTGTACATGCTCCACATGATGTACCAGGCCATGGGGGTTTGCATTTACATGCAAGATGCAGATGGAGCTATCAGATATGGAGAGAAGATCCTCAAAAAATACAG CGTGCTGTATCCACCCTACTCCTTAAATGTGTCCTCCATGTACCTGAAGATGGGCAGAATCTACATGCAGATCGAGCGAAAATCAGCAGGAATCAGCGCTCTCAAGAAG GCATTGGCTATAATGGAGGTGGCTCATGGGAAGGATCACCACTACATTAAAGGGTTGCGCAAAGAGATCGCACAAAAATGA